The proteins below come from a single Eucalyptus grandis isolate ANBG69807.140 chromosome 3, ASM1654582v1, whole genome shotgun sequence genomic window:
- the LOC120291792 gene encoding toll/interleukin-1 receptor-like protein → MESKRSSSPKTRSTSYGSSGTEYEVFLNFRGPDMRNTFTNCLYHTLLNKSISVFIDNEEIDVGEEIGPEIFQAIDDSKICIPIFSRDYASSSWCLCELEHMMQHRKTNELEVLPIFYDVEPSDVKLETGVYKDALTLHKKERGAEIVQRWEEALKEVTKIKGWDAKNIGHGELAHLIAQKVLVKLKVSCVHISDHLVGMDESVDEVVNLLNFESKDIRLIGIGEWVE, encoded by the exons ATGGAAAGCAAAAGGAGTTCTTCTCCGAAAACAAGATCCACAAGCTATGGCTCATCGGGAACCGAGTACGaggtgtttttgaattttcgaggTCCGGATATGCGCAATACCTTCACAAATTGCCTCTATCATACCCTGCTGAATAAGAGTATCAGTGTTTTCATAGACAATGAAGAGATCGACGTCGGGGAGGAGATCGGTCCCGAGATTTTTCAGGCCATCGATGATTCGAAAATCTGCATTCCCATTTTCTCCAGAGATTATGCCTCTAGTAGTTGGTGCTTGTGCGAGCTGGAACACATGATGCAGCATAGGAAAACCAATGAACTGGAGGTTTTGCCCATTTTCTATGACGTGGAACCCTCTGATGTGAAGCTTGAAACTGGAGTGTATAAGGATGCACTAACTCTGCATAAAAAGGAACGTGGGGCTGAGATTGTGCAACGCTGGGAGGAGGCGCTCAAGGAAGTTACTAAAATCAAGGGATGGGATGCCAAGAACATAGG CCACGGAGAACTCGCACATTTGATTGCGCAGAAAGTGTTGGTCAAGCTTAAGGTGTCTTGTGTGCATATATCTGATCATTTAGTTGGAATGGATGAATCAGTGGATGAAGTAGTAAATTTGCTGAATTTTGAATCTAAGGACATCAGGCTCATCGGTATTGGGGAATGGGTGGAATAG